A single region of the Lysinibacillus sp. B2A1 genome encodes:
- a CDS encoding accessory Sec system S-layer assembly protein produces the protein MGLFSFFKKSDKLGQENTIDSKDLLENIKVENTDDDRDVETKLSFHPDWDVPQEQKYIFNFLANELEPLKPNQLSLSSISIDPDPRTGKWLVRAFFRSSLAEEIELGEIELFIMDKNDELVATKRFDFKALGTIPAESARPWVFEFEKSTIKVDEIPEEGWKLAFNLVSLREHQLELDPTWEKQLPDAQKEELAKIVKTLPKLGETEVNFTGLQAKFANNGSLNVSIFIRNGHSKAINLEQLPLEIIDARGKQIAKGSFNMEPVLTVQPNSTKPWTFIFPPQLVNPKGADLSRWTARVTQ, from the coding sequence ATGGGTCTATTCTCATTCTTTAAAAAGTCCGATAAGCTTGGGCAAGAAAATACAATTGATTCCAAAGATTTACTAGAAAATATCAAGGTAGAAAATACAGACGATGATCGCGATGTTGAAACGAAATTGTCATTTCATCCAGATTGGGACGTTCCGCAAGAGCAGAAATATATCTTTAACTTCCTTGCAAATGAATTAGAGCCGTTAAAGCCTAACCAATTATCTCTTTCTTCTATTAGTATTGATCCAGACCCACGTACTGGAAAATGGTTAGTACGTGCATTTTTCCGCTCTTCATTAGCTGAAGAAATTGAGCTAGGTGAAATTGAGCTATTCATCATGGATAAAAATGATGAGCTAGTAGCAACGAAAAGGTTCGACTTTAAGGCACTGGGTACAATCCCTGCTGAAAGTGCTCGCCCATGGGTATTTGAATTTGAAAAATCAACAATCAAAGTCGATGAAATACCTGAAGAGGGCTGGAAATTAGCCTTTAATCTCGTTTCATTACGTGAACATCAGCTTGAGTTGGACCCAACATGGGAAAAACAATTGCCAGATGCACAAAAAGAAGAGCTTGCTAAAATCGTCAAAACATTGCCTAAGTTAGGTGAAACAGAAGTCAACTTCACTGGACTCCAAGCTAAGTTCGCTAACAACGGAAGTTTAAATGTTTCCATCTTTATTCGTAATGGCCATAGTAAAGCTATTAATCTTGAACAGCTTCCTTTAGAAATAATCGATGCCAGAGGTAAACAAATCGCTAAAGGCTCCTTTAATATGGAACCTGTTTTAACTGTTCAGCCTAACTCTACAAAGCCGTGGACATTCATTTTCCCGCCACAGCTGGTTAACCCAAAAGGTGCAGATCTTTCTCGTTGGACAGCACGTGTAACACAATAA
- the secA2 gene encoding accessory Sec system translocase SecA2 (functions in protein export; can interact with acidic membrane phospholipids and the SecYEG protein complex; binds to preproteins; binds to ATP and undergoes a conformational change to promote membrane insertion of SecA/bound preprotein; ATP hydrolysis appears to drive release of the preprotein from SecA and deinsertion of SecA from the membrane; additional proteins SecD/F/YajC aid SecA recycling; exists in an equilibrium between monomers and dimers; may possibly form higher order oligomers; in some organisms, especially gram positive pathogens, have paralogs that have been found to be nonessential but do function in secretion of a subset of exported proteins), translated as MFSIFKRNEEQTSARQLKRYYKIVDQINSLEEKYVNKSDAELKEMTFEFKNRLEQGEPITSIIPDAFAVVREASKRVLGMRHFDVQLIGGLVLTEGNIAEMPTGEGKTLVASLPSYVRALEGKGVHVITVNDYLAKRDYELVGQIHRYLGLSVGLNVPMMEPDAKKEAYNADITYGVGTEFGFDYLRDNMAHSLADKVQRPYHFAIIDEVDSVLIDEAKTPLIIAGKMAANDELHRIASMLAKRFKAVVDYDFDDETKATSLTDKGIEKVEAAFNVDNLYDLEHQTLYHYVIQAVRAHVMFQRDVDYIVKDDKIELVDMFTGRILEGRSLSDGLHQAIEAKEGVTITEENKAQAQITIQNYFRMYPKLSGMTGTAKTQEKEIREVYAMEVIQIPTNRPRQRVDQPDIIFSTQEAKYKCVATEAKQRHEKGQPVLIGTTSILQSETVADYLKKEGLSFQLLNAKTVEQEVELISQAGQKGRITVATNMAGRGTDIMLGEEVPELGGLYVIGTEKHESRRVDNQLRGRSGRQGDVGESRFILSIEDDMFRRYAKEEVEKFSAKMVVDEKGIIQNKDVQELINRTQRIVEGSQYGMREYNLKLDDVINDQRTVIYGLRDKILAGEDLLEQLKQMFYETVDFAVRDASPEELPSTEWDYDGMEKALNSLFLTPITIDREVGKVIPILDSLQKPVDELTAKMEKFAENDRVIAIIPQVMLSYLDSGWVKHLEAMAHLKEGIGLRHYQQEDPMRIYQREGLELFAKNFQELRRSIIIEITGFMKMIESEQEAQQ; from the coding sequence ATGTTCTCAATTTTTAAACGTAACGAAGAGCAAACTAGTGCTCGTCAATTAAAACGCTACTATAAAATAGTAGATCAAATTAATAGTCTTGAAGAAAAATATGTCAACAAGTCAGATGCAGAATTAAAAGAAATGACTTTTGAGTTCAAGAATCGTTTAGAACAAGGTGAACCGATTACATCAATCATCCCAGACGCATTTGCTGTTGTACGCGAAGCCTCAAAACGTGTATTAGGTATGCGTCATTTCGATGTACAGCTTATTGGTGGTCTTGTTTTAACGGAAGGCAATATTGCCGAAATGCCTACAGGTGAAGGTAAGACGCTTGTCGCCTCCCTTCCTTCCTATGTACGTGCATTAGAAGGAAAAGGTGTTCATGTCATCACTGTGAATGATTATTTGGCGAAGCGCGACTATGAACTAGTTGGCCAAATTCATCGATACCTTGGCTTATCAGTTGGTTTAAATGTTCCAATGATGGAGCCAGATGCAAAAAAAGAAGCATATAATGCAGATATTACTTATGGTGTTGGAACTGAATTTGGCTTTGACTATTTACGTGACAACATGGCACATAGCTTAGCAGATAAAGTTCAACGTCCTTATCACTTTGCTATTATTGATGAAGTAGATAGTGTACTAATTGATGAGGCAAAAACACCACTGATTATTGCTGGAAAAATGGCTGCGAATGATGAACTGCATCGCATTGCTTCTATGCTAGCTAAACGTTTCAAAGCTGTGGTTGATTATGACTTTGATGATGAAACAAAGGCTACTTCATTAACAGATAAAGGCATTGAAAAGGTAGAGGCTGCCTTCAATGTTGATAATTTATATGATCTTGAACACCAAACACTTTACCATTATGTTATCCAAGCTGTGCGTGCTCATGTCATGTTCCAGCGAGATGTTGATTACATCGTTAAGGATGACAAAATCGAGCTTGTGGATATGTTCACTGGTCGTATTTTAGAAGGTCGCTCACTTTCTGATGGCTTACATCAAGCCATTGAAGCTAAAGAAGGTGTGACTATTACTGAAGAAAACAAAGCACAAGCACAAATAACGATTCAAAACTATTTCCGCATGTATCCGAAGCTTTCTGGGATGACGGGTACGGCGAAAACACAGGAAAAAGAAATACGAGAAGTGTACGCCATGGAAGTTATTCAAATTCCAACAAACCGTCCACGTCAACGTGTCGATCAGCCTGATATTATATTTAGCACACAAGAAGCGAAATATAAGTGCGTGGCAACTGAAGCAAAGCAACGCCATGAGAAAGGGCAACCTGTCTTAATTGGTACAACATCTATTTTGCAGTCTGAAACAGTTGCTGATTACTTGAAAAAAGAAGGCTTATCATTCCAATTGCTGAACGCAAAAACAGTTGAGCAGGAGGTTGAACTCATTTCACAGGCAGGTCAAAAAGGACGTATTACGGTAGCGACAAATATGGCTGGACGCGGTACAGATATTATGCTTGGTGAAGAAGTACCTGAGCTTGGAGGTTTGTATGTTATTGGTACCGAAAAGCATGAAAGCCGTCGTGTAGATAATCAGCTTCGTGGTCGTTCAGGTCGTCAAGGTGATGTTGGTGAAAGCCGCTTCATTCTCTCTATTGAAGATGATATGTTCCGACGTTACGCAAAAGAAGAAGTTGAAAAATTCTCTGCAAAAATGGTTGTTGATGAAAAAGGCATTATCCAAAACAAAGATGTGCAAGAGCTTATAAACCGTACACAGCGAATTGTTGAAGGTTCCCAATACGGTATGCGTGAATACAATTTAAAATTGGATGATGTTATTAATGATCAGCGTACAGTTATTTACGGTTTACGTGACAAAATTTTAGCTGGTGAGGATTTATTAGAGCAGTTGAAGCAAATGTTCTACGAAACAGTAGATTTCGCAGTACGTGATGCTTCACCAGAGGAATTACCTTCAACTGAATGGGATTATGATGGTATGGAAAAAGCATTAAACAGTCTATTCCTTACACCTATCACTATCGATAGAGAGGTTGGTAAGGTTATCCCAATTTTAGATTCACTACAAAAACCTGTAGATGAGTTAACAGCAAAAATGGAAAAATTCGCAGAAAACGACCGAGTTATTGCAATCATTCCACAAGTAATGCTGAGCTATTTAGATAGCGGCTGGGTAAAACATTTAGAGGCAATGGCTCATCTAAAAGAAGGTATTGGGCTACGTCATTACCAGCAAGAAGATCCTATGCGTATCTATCAACGTGAAGGTTTAGAGCTATTCGCTAAAAACTTCCAGGAATTACGTCGTTCTATAATTATTGAAATCACAGGCTTTATGAAAATGATTGAATCCGAACAGGAGGCACAACAATAA
- a CDS encoding undecaprenyl-phosphate alpha-N-acetylglucosaminyl 1-phosphate transferase, which yields MIYVSLIAAFVASILLTPLVKRLAFRIGAVDAPNYRKVHARIMPRLGGLAIFLAFLIGVAILYPYLTSIGVLPWYVSKYSLLAIIAGACIIVATGVIDDMREISAKAKMLGQLVAALIIIFVGGIQIDTINLPFVGELDFGLLSIPLTILWIVGITNAINLIDGLDGLAAGVSTIALITLAIMAFIMSNMFVLVLAALLAVASLGFLFYNFHPAKIFMGDTGALFLGFMISVLALLGFKNVAFVALIIPVIILGVPISDTFFAIVRRVRMKKKWSDPDKSHLHHRLLDMGFTHRQTVLIIYGIAMMFGLAAIIFSMAKVWGAILLVAVILTAIEIFVEVIGLAGKNYKPLLNFVRIFNK from the coding sequence ATGATTTACGTGTCTTTAATAGCAGCATTTGTTGCTTCCATATTGTTAACTCCACTAGTTAAACGATTAGCGTTCAGAATAGGTGCGGTTGATGCACCAAACTATCGAAAAGTCCATGCACGAATTATGCCAAGACTTGGCGGATTGGCAATTTTCCTTGCTTTTTTAATAGGTGTTGCCATATTATATCCTTATTTAACTTCAATAGGTGTACTACCATGGTATGTTAGTAAATATAGTTTATTGGCAATCATAGCTGGTGCCTGTATTATCGTAGCAACAGGTGTTATAGATGATATGCGTGAGATTTCTGCAAAGGCCAAAATGCTAGGTCAGCTTGTAGCAGCACTTATCATTATTTTTGTGGGTGGTATTCAAATTGACACAATTAACTTACCATTCGTCGGAGAATTAGATTTTGGATTACTAAGTATTCCTTTAACAATTTTGTGGATTGTCGGCATTACAAATGCTATTAATTTAATAGATGGCTTAGACGGTCTAGCTGCAGGTGTTTCAACGATTGCCCTTATAACATTAGCAATCATGGCATTTATTATGAGCAATATGTTTGTTTTGGTTCTTGCGGCTTTATTAGCAGTAGCATCATTAGGCTTTTTATTTTATAATTTCCACCCTGCCAAAATCTTTATGGGAGACACAGGAGCGCTGTTCCTTGGATTTATGATTTCTGTCCTTGCATTACTTGGATTTAAGAATGTCGCATTCGTGGCTTTAATTATTCCAGTAATCATTTTGGGAGTACCAATTTCTGATACATTCTTTGCAATTGTCCGTCGAGTACGGATGAAGAAGAAATGGTCTGATCCAGATAAATCGCACTTACATCACCGTTTACTGGATATGGGCTTCACACACCGCCAAACAGTGCTTATTATTTATGGTATTGCAATGATGTTTGGTTTGGCAGCCATTATTTTCTCCATGGCAAAAGTATGGGGCGCTATTTTACTAGTCGCTGTAATCTTAACGGCCATTGAAATCTTTGTCGAAGTCATTGGACTAGCAGGTAAAAACTATAAACCATTACTGAACTTTGTTCGGATATTTAATAAATAA
- a CDS encoding transcriptional regulator, with protein sequence MKNRINKKNKKSSSKTSLIIKVALLLVASLLICVSAYGVYITKQAEHAANSAHEVLEGREVSTLREEKVEPVHDNVSILFVGVDDSENRGQGSDNSRSDALILATLNNKTKTIKMLSIPRDSYVYIPKVGYEDKITHAHAYGGTLATIETVEKLLNVPIDYYVRMNFNAFIDVVDALGGIEAEVPYKLHEKDEFDRNSINLQPGLQHLNGSQALALARTRKQDSDIERGKRQQEILTAIINKVASVNSITKYDDVIRALGDNMKTNMTFTEMKSFLSYLTQGMSIPRIDSLTLDGADDTSTGVYYYQLNQQSVDEISEILNNHLDVNKTSSSLTNNAQDKVNAAGDETTDNRNAQ encoded by the coding sequence ATGAAAAATAGAATAAATAAAAAAAACAAGAAGAGCTCTTCTAAAACTTCTTTAATTATAAAAGTAGCCCTTCTTCTTGTGGCTAGTTTACTAATCTGTGTATCGGCTTATGGTGTTTATATTACGAAGCAAGCGGAGCACGCAGCAAATTCAGCACATGAAGTATTAGAAGGTCGAGAGGTTTCTACACTGCGAGAAGAAAAAGTAGAGCCTGTACATGATAATGTGTCCATCTTGTTTGTCGGCGTGGATGATAGCGAAAATCGCGGTCAAGGCTCTGATAACTCTCGTTCCGATGCGCTTATTTTAGCAACACTAAACAATAAAACTAAAACGATTAAAATGTTAAGCATTCCTCGCGATTCGTACGTTTATATCCCAAAAGTAGGTTATGAGGATAAAATTACTCATGCTCATGCATATGGTGGCACACTTGCAACAATCGAAACAGTAGAAAAGCTATTAAATGTTCCAATCGATTATTACGTTCGTATGAACTTTAATGCCTTTATCGATGTGGTGGATGCATTAGGAGGCATTGAAGCAGAAGTACCATATAAGTTACATGAAAAGGATGAATTTGACCGAAATTCCATTAATCTACAACCTGGTCTGCAGCATTTAAATGGTAGCCAAGCTCTAGCTCTAGCTCGAACACGTAAGCAGGATAGTGATATTGAACGTGGCAAACGTCAGCAAGAAATATTAACAGCCATAATCAATAAAGTTGCTTCTGTTAACTCCATTACAAAATACGATGATGTTATTAGAGCACTTGGTGATAATATGAAGACCAATATGACATTTACTGAAATGAAGTCATTCCTATCCTATTTAACGCAAGGCATGAGTATACCACGTATTGATTCTTTAACATTAGACGGTGCTGACGATACGTCTACTGGTGTTTATTACTATCAATTAAATCAGCAATCAGTTGATGAAATATCTGAAATACTTAACAACCATCTTGACGTCAATAAAACGTCTTCAAGCTTAACAAATAATGCTCAAGATAAAGTGAACGCAGCTGGGGATGAAACAACAGATAATAGAAACGCCCAATAA
- a CDS encoding YigZ family protein, with translation MRENYLTVKGYGESEIVISKSRFLTYIERAETEEDAISFIDCIKKLHHNATHNCSAYLIGEHDHIQKANDDGEPSGTAGVPMLEVLKKQGLKDTVVVVTRYFGGIKLGGGGLIRAYGKATTEGLLAAQVVERKLHHIMKIAIDYTWLGKVENEIRGSSYTLEEIRYLEGVDIIVSVLKEEVEQFRNWVTEMTNGQANISFEEARFIEFVVK, from the coding sequence ATGAGAGAAAATTATTTAACTGTAAAAGGATATGGAGAAAGCGAAATAGTAATATCTAAATCTCGCTTTCTTACTTATATAGAACGTGCAGAAACCGAAGAGGATGCAATTTCTTTTATCGATTGCATAAAAAAATTGCACCATAATGCCACTCATAATTGCTCTGCTTATCTAATTGGTGAGCATGATCATATTCAAAAGGCTAATGATGACGGGGAACCTAGTGGTACAGCTGGCGTCCCTATGTTAGAGGTCCTTAAGAAACAGGGCTTAAAGGATACAGTCGTTGTGGTCACACGTTACTTTGGTGGCATAAAACTTGGCGGTGGCGGTCTTATCCGCGCATACGGTAAAGCAACAACAGAAGGATTACTTGCGGCACAAGTTGTTGAACGCAAACTTCACCATATTATGAAAATTGCTATTGACTATACTTGGCTCGGTAAAGTAGAGAACGAAATTCGAGGTTCTTCGTATACGTTAGAGGAAATTCGATATTTGGAAGGCGTAGATATCATAGTATCTGTGCTAAAAGAAGAGGTAGAACAGTTCCGAAACTGGGTAACAGAAATGACAAATGGGCAGGCGAATATTTCTTTTGAAGAAGCCCGATTTATCGAATTTGTTGTGAAATAA
- a CDS encoding histidine kinase has product MFSNDTFDLKSLDDVFNRMLETIMSSKDDIFIISEQSRRSFEDMQRELEIVRKQISIVIDEGDALEKSTQLAKQRLVLVSKAFDNYTEEQVRDAYETAHDFQLKLSVIKTQEKQLRDKRDDLERRLRGLLDTIERADHIVNQVNVVLNYLTSDLKNVGLALEQAKMKQDFGIRIIAAQEEERKRLSREIHDGPAQMLANVLMRTDLIERTYREKGIEYALAEIADLKKTVRNALSEVRRIIYDLRPMALDDLGIVPTLKKYLSTVTEYNHGVEIHFQSRSTEKRIPSNYEVSIFRLVQECVTNAMKHGKCKDIWVKLEWLRNAVNIVVKDDGMGFDPQVVKDHSFGILGMRERIEILDGTISIESEINRGTTVLFKIPLEVE; this is encoded by the coding sequence ATGTTTTCAAATGATACCTTCGATTTAAAGTCGCTTGATGACGTATTTAATCGAATGTTAGAAACAATCATGAGCTCAAAAGATGATATCTTTATTATAAGTGAACAAAGCCGAAGAAGCTTTGAAGATATGCAAAGAGAGCTAGAAATTGTTAGAAAACAAATTTCAATTGTCATTGATGAAGGCGATGCTTTAGAAAAAAGCACACAGCTTGCAAAGCAAAGACTTGTGTTGGTGAGTAAAGCTTTTGATAATTATACCGAAGAACAAGTTAGAGATGCATATGAAACTGCGCATGATTTTCAACTAAAGCTCTCCGTTATTAAAACACAAGAAAAGCAACTACGTGATAAAAGAGATGATCTCGAGAGAAGATTAAGAGGTTTACTCGATACGATAGAACGTGCAGATCATATTGTCAATCAAGTAAATGTCGTTTTGAATTACTTAACGTCAGATTTAAAAAATGTTGGACTAGCACTTGAACAAGCAAAGATGAAACAAGATTTTGGTATACGTATTATCGCTGCACAGGAAGAAGAGCGTAAACGTTTATCAAGGGAAATTCATGATGGACCTGCTCAAATGCTGGCAAATGTATTAATGCGTACGGATTTAATCGAAAGAACATACCGCGAAAAGGGTATTGAATATGCTTTGGCTGAAATTGCCGATTTAAAGAAAACCGTGCGTAATGCATTATCCGAGGTACGACGTATCATCTATGATTTACGACCAATGGCACTTGATGATCTGGGAATAGTTCCGACATTAAAAAAGTATTTATCGACAGTGACGGAATACAATCATGGTGTTGAAATCCATTTCCAATCGAGAAGCACTGAAAAGCGTATACCTTCTAATTATGAAGTCTCTATTTTCCGATTAGTGCAGGAATGTGTCACTAATGCCATGAAGCACGGAAAATGTAAGGATATTTGGGTAAAACTTGAGTGGCTGAGAAATGCCGTAAATATTGTCGTAAAAGATGATGGCATGGGGTTTGACCCACAAGTAGTGAAAGACCATTCATTTGGGATTTTAGGAATGCGAGAGCGTATCGAAATACTGGATGGTACAATCTCAATTGAAAGTGAAATAAACCGCGGCACTACGGTACTATTTAAAATTCCGTTAGAAGTCGAATAA
- a CDS encoding DNA-binding response regulator: MTKIIIVDDHQLFREGVKRILDFEDTFDVVAEGDDGTDVVSLYADNQPDVVLMDINMPGKNGVEATAELINEFPDAKVIMLSIHDDETYVTHALKSGALGYMLKEMDADEIVEAIKVVANGGSYLHPKVTKNLVAEFRRLSEHENKGNFHQAEIRRPFHLLTKRECEVLQLLTDGQSNRTIGETLFISEKTVKNHVSSILQKMNVNDRTQAVVTAIKNGWVEVR; encoded by the coding sequence ATGACAAAGATTATTATTGTAGACGATCACCAGCTATTCCGTGAAGGAGTAAAACGTATTTTAGATTTTGAAGATACGTTCGATGTAGTAGCAGAAGGTGATGATGGTACGGATGTGGTGTCCTTATATGCTGATAACCAACCAGATGTTGTACTAATGGATATTAATATGCCAGGCAAAAATGGAGTAGAGGCTACAGCGGAATTAATTAATGAATTCCCTGATGCAAAGGTTATTATGCTTTCTATTCATGATGATGAAACTTATGTAACACACGCACTAAAATCAGGTGCTCTTGGCTATATGCTAAAAGAGATGGATGCGGATGAAATCGTTGAAGCGATTAAGGTAGTAGCAAACGGTGGTTCTTATTTACATCCGAAAGTTACTAAAAATTTAGTAGCAGAATTCCGCCGTCTTTCTGAGCATGAAAATAAAGGAAACTTCCATCAAGCAGAAATTCGTCGTCCATTCCATTTATTAACAAAGCGTGAATGTGAGGTATTGCAGTTATTAACGGATGGTCAATCAAATCGTACAATTGGTGAAACACTGTTTATCTCTGAAAAAACAGTTAAAAACCATGTTTCTAGCATATTACAAAAAATGAATGTTAACGACCGTACACAAGCTGTTGTTACTGCTATTAAAAACGGCTGGGTAGAAGTACGATAA